One genomic segment of Natrononativus amylolyticus includes these proteins:
- the ftsZ gene encoding cell division protein FtsZ: MDSIVEDAIDEAEDGDAEEFAGEGNTVGGNPSGTMTDDELADVLQDLQTDITVVGCGGAGGNTVNRMDEEGIHGAKLVAANTDVQHLVEIEADTKILMGEQKTGGRGAGSLPQVGEEAALESQQDIYDAIDGSDMVFVTAGLGGGTGTGSAPVVAKAARESGALTISIVTTPFTAEGEVRRTNAEAGLERLRDVSDTVIVVPNDRLLDSVGKLPVKQAFKVSDEVLMRSVKGITELITKPGLVNLDFADVRTVMERGGVAMIGLGESDSEAKAKDSVKTALRSPLLDVDISGASSALVNVTGGNDMSIEEAEGVVEEIYDRIDPDARIIWGTSIDESLEGTMRTMIVVTGVESPQIYGRPEGEAAVQAQGEDIDFID, translated from the coding sequence ATGGACTCTATTGTCGAAGACGCTATCGACGAGGCCGAAGACGGGGATGCGGAGGAGTTCGCCGGTGAGGGGAACACTGTCGGCGGGAACCCCTCCGGAACGATGACCGACGACGAACTCGCGGACGTCCTCCAGGACCTGCAAACCGACATTACCGTGGTCGGCTGTGGTGGCGCCGGCGGCAACACCGTCAACCGGATGGACGAGGAGGGGATCCACGGCGCGAAGCTCGTCGCCGCGAACACCGACGTCCAGCACTTAGTGGAGATCGAAGCCGACACCAAGATCCTGATGGGCGAGCAGAAGACCGGCGGCCGCGGCGCCGGCTCGCTTCCCCAGGTCGGCGAGGAGGCCGCCCTCGAGAGCCAGCAGGACATCTACGACGCCATCGACGGCTCGGACATGGTGTTCGTCACCGCCGGCCTCGGCGGCGGCACCGGCACCGGTTCGGCCCCCGTCGTCGCCAAGGCCGCACGCGAGTCCGGCGCGCTCACCATCTCGATCGTCACCACGCCCTTTACCGCGGAGGGCGAGGTCCGGCGGACGAACGCGGAGGCGGGCCTCGAGCGCCTGCGCGACGTGAGCGACACCGTCATCGTCGTCCCCAACGACCGCCTGCTCGACTCCGTCGGGAAACTGCCCGTCAAGCAGGCGTTCAAGGTCTCCGACGAGGTGCTGATGCGCTCGGTGAAGGGGATCACCGAACTCATCACGAAACCCGGCCTCGTCAACCTCGACTTCGCCGACGTCCGCACCGTGATGGAACGCGGCGGCGTCGCCATGATCGGCCTCGGCGAGTCCGACTCCGAGGCGAAGGCGAAGGACTCCGTGAAGACCGCGCTCCGATCCCCCCTGCTCGACGTCGACATCTCCGGGGCGAGTTCCGCGCTCGTCAACGTCACCGGCGGCAACGACATGTCCATCGAGGAGGCAGAGGGCGTCGTCGAGGAGATCTACGACCGTATCGACCCCGATGCGCGCATCATCTGGGGAACCTCGATCGACGAGTCCCTCGAGGGAACCATGCGGACGATGATCGTCGTCACCGGCGTCGAATCCCCCCAGATCTACGGCCGGCCCGAGGGCGAGGCCGCCGTTCAGGCCCAGGGCGAGGACATCGACTTCATCGACTGA
- a CDS encoding uS10/mL48 family ribosomal protein: MTFVTRLTLQSGDRAALDAIVDDIKSTAERKGAALKGPHSHPPERLSVPRHRRLHADDDRRFSSWEYTVFTRELEIHGHDEFARRVAGRQFPASLHVEVEVEQIHGMGRGRN, encoded by the coding sequence ATGACCTTCGTCACCCGCCTCACGCTCCAGAGCGGCGATCGAGCCGCCCTCGACGCGATCGTCGACGACATCAAATCGACCGCGGAACGGAAGGGTGCGGCGCTGAAAGGTCCCCACTCCCATCCACCCGAACGCCTGTCGGTGCCGCGCCACCGGCGGCTCCACGCCGACGACGACCGGCGCTTTTCCTCGTGGGAGTACACGGTTTTCACCCGCGAACTCGAGATCCACGGCCACGACGAGTTCGCCCGCCGGGTCGCCGGTCGGCAGTTCCCGGCGTCGCTGCACGTCGAGGTCGAAGTCGAGCAGATCCACGGGATGGGGCGCGGACGCAACTGA
- a CDS encoding amidohydrolase has protein sequence MNDDLLTLRRDLHRKPEPAWCEFYTTARIVEELERIGVDELHVGRDAIAGEHRMGVPDDAELAEWYQQAREYGVDETVLDSLEGGYTGAVAVLERGDGPTVGLRVDIDALPRLESDDPDHVPAAEGFRSEHEGAMHACGHDAHAAIGVGVLERIAESDFSGTLKVFFQPAEELVGGGKSMAKSEHLADVDSLLATHIGLDHPTGEVVAGVDGFLAVSHLEATFSGEPSHAGGRPEEGRNAIQAVATAVQNLYAIPRNSGGATRVNAGIVEGGSAANIIAEEARLVAEVRGETTELMEYMDGKARNVLRSAATMHDCDVEIETGAEAPSATSDQELVDVVSEVAAGVDGVETILERDDLGGSEDATYLMREVQQNGGLACYVGVGTDHPGGHHTSTFDVDEASIGHAIDVLAGTIEELSANRP, from the coding sequence ATGAACGACGACCTGCTGACGCTGCGTCGCGACCTTCACCGCAAACCCGAACCCGCCTGGTGTGAGTTCTACACGACCGCCCGGATCGTCGAGGAACTCGAGCGGATCGGGGTCGACGAACTCCACGTCGGCCGGGACGCCATCGCCGGCGAGCACCGGATGGGCGTCCCCGACGACGCCGAACTCGCCGAGTGGTACCAACAGGCGCGCGAGTACGGTGTCGACGAGACCGTCCTCGACTCGCTCGAGGGTGGCTACACCGGCGCGGTGGCGGTCCTCGAGCGCGGCGACGGCCCCACGGTCGGCTTGCGCGTCGATATCGACGCCCTCCCCCGCCTCGAGTCCGACGACCCCGATCACGTCCCCGCCGCGGAGGGCTTTCGCTCCGAACACGAGGGCGCGATGCACGCCTGTGGCCACGACGCCCACGCCGCGATCGGCGTCGGGGTGCTCGAGCGAATCGCCGAGAGCGACTTTTCGGGGACCCTGAAGGTGTTCTTCCAGCCCGCCGAAGAACTCGTCGGCGGCGGGAAGTCGATGGCCAAGAGCGAGCACCTGGCCGACGTCGACTCCCTGCTCGCGACCCACATCGGCCTCGACCACCCGACCGGCGAGGTCGTCGCCGGCGTCGACGGCTTCCTCGCGGTCAGCCACCTCGAGGCGACGTTCTCCGGCGAACCCTCCCACGCGGGCGGCCGCCCGGAGGAGGGCCGGAACGCGATCCAGGCGGTCGCGACGGCGGTCCAGAACCTGTACGCGATTCCCCGGAACTCCGGCGGCGCGACCCGCGTCAACGCCGGGATCGTCGAGGGCGGCAGCGCGGCCAACATTATCGCCGAGGAGGCCCGCCTCGTCGCCGAAGTTCGTGGCGAGACGACCGAACTCATGGAGTACATGGACGGAAAAGCCCGGAACGTCCTCCGGTCGGCCGCGACGATGCACGACTGTGACGTCGAGATCGAAACCGGCGCCGAGGCCCCCAGCGCGACGAGCGACCAGGAGCTCGTCGACGTCGTCAGCGAGGTCGCGGCAGGCGTCGACGGCGTCGAGACGATCCTCGAGCGCGACGACCTCGGCGGCAGCGAGGACGCCACCTACCTGATGCGCGAGGTCCAGCAAAACGGCGGCTTGGCCTGCTACGTCGGCGTCGGCACGGACCACCCGGGCGGCCACCACACCTCGACGTTCGACGTCGACGAGGCGAGCATCGGTCACGCGATCGACGTGCTCGCGGGAACGATCGAGGAACTGAGCGCGAATCGGCCCTGA
- a CDS encoding 2Fe-2S iron-sulfur cluster-binding protein, giving the protein MTEYTVEFVGTGETITCSDKQTILSRCLEEGIAQEYSCRVGMCLACSAEILEGEVTQPAARGFTEEEAERYALTCMARPLSDLKLERGVYPPSIEADAEVGEPNDVAAADD; this is encoded by the coding sequence ATGACAGAGTACACGGTCGAGTTCGTCGGCACCGGCGAGACCATCACCTGCTCGGACAAGCAGACGATCCTCAGTCGCTGCCTCGAGGAGGGGATCGCCCAGGAGTACTCCTGCCGGGTCGGGATGTGTCTCGCCTGCTCGGCCGAGATCCTCGAGGGCGAGGTCACCCAGCCGGCGGCGCGCGGTTTCACCGAGGAGGAGGCCGAGCGCTACGCGCTCACCTGCATGGCCCGCCCCCTGTCGGATCTCAAACTCGAGCGCGGGGTGTACCCGCCGAGCATCGAAGCCGACGCGGAGGTCGGGGAACCGAACGACGTCGCGGCGGCCGACGACTGA
- a CDS encoding geranylgeranyl reductase family protein codes for MSLQEQSADATAAGSTRSPDVAVVGAGTAGCYAAATIARAGYDVVVLERKTEEQAGHIACGDALKGADAFPEAISKEQIRPAFTNTGVDHGRFEIPQEDTVLEIPVPGELAVIDRWEYGQLIIEGAANAGSEFHYDTVVQDVTQADDGTVTGVRAMRRGEPLEYEADIVIDGAGALSLLQDKVDFSDSTFDTNVNYSQFCSAYREIVHVEEPVEWSDALVFKPTERAAGYLWYFPRTETEINAGLGFQMTEEPMKLVEDLKRDLRDRPEFAGARVENKLGAALPTRRPYDSAVAPGFMAVGDAAGHVNPTTGGGIAGAAYAGKYAGEQAVEALEAGDVSEHALWRYNERVMDHYGARYAALDVYNILSTAVDVDDLMGLLAAMPGDKLAEALYSGSTDIGMKLKLEALLKSRGHWGTIWNLYQTKRRADELLAQYEGYPSRPDALPNWQRQRDELMESVYETTGAEPKY; via the coding sequence ATGAGTCTTCAGGAGCAGTCGGCGGACGCGACGGCGGCGGGGTCGACCCGCTCGCCCGACGTCGCCGTCGTCGGGGCGGGGACGGCGGGTTGCTACGCCGCGGCGACCATCGCGCGGGCGGGGTACGACGTGGTCGTCCTCGAGCGGAAAACCGAAGAACAGGCCGGCCACATCGCCTGCGGCGACGCGCTGAAGGGCGCCGACGCCTTCCCCGAGGCGATCTCCAAAGAGCAGATCCGGCCGGCGTTCACGAACACCGGCGTCGACCACGGCCGCTTCGAGATTCCCCAGGAGGACACCGTCCTCGAGATTCCGGTCCCCGGCGAACTCGCCGTCATCGACCGCTGGGAGTACGGCCAGCTGATCATCGAGGGTGCCGCGAACGCCGGTTCGGAGTTTCACTACGACACCGTCGTCCAGGACGTCACCCAGGCCGACGACGGCACCGTCACCGGCGTCAGAGCGATGCGCCGGGGCGAACCGCTCGAGTACGAAGCCGACATCGTGATCGACGGCGCGGGCGCGCTCTCGCTGCTCCAGGACAAGGTCGACTTCTCCGACTCGACGTTCGACACGAACGTCAACTACTCGCAGTTCTGCTCGGCCTACCGGGAGATCGTCCACGTCGAAGAGCCCGTCGAGTGGTCCGACGCGCTGGTGTTCAAACCCACCGAGCGCGCGGCGGGCTACCTCTGGTACTTCCCGCGCACCGAGACGGAGATCAACGCCGGACTCGGCTTCCAGATGACCGAGGAGCCCATGAAACTCGTCGAGGACCTGAAGCGGGACCTGCGCGACCGCCCCGAGTTCGCGGGCGCCCGCGTCGAGAACAAACTCGGCGCGGCCCTCCCGACCCGTCGACCCTACGACTCCGCGGTTGCACCGGGGTTCATGGCCGTCGGCGACGCCGCGGGCCACGTCAACCCCACCACCGGCGGCGGCATCGCCGGGGCGGCCTACGCCGGCAAGTACGCCGGCGAGCAGGCCGTCGAGGCCCTCGAGGCCGGCGACGTCAGCGAGCACGCCCTCTGGCGGTACAACGAGCGGGTGATGGACCACTACGGCGCCCGCTACGCCGCCCTGGACGTCTACAACATCCTCTCGACGGCCGTCGACGTCGACGACCTGATGGGGCTGCTCGCGGCGATGCCCGGCGACAAACTCGCCGAGGCGCTGTACTCGGGGAGTACGGACATCGGCATGAAGCTCAAACTCGAGGCCCTGCTCAAGAGCCGGGGCCACTGGGGCACCATCTGGAACCTCTACCAGACGAAGCGGCGGGCGGACGAACTGCTCGCACAGTACGAGGGCTATCCCTCGAGACCCGACGCCCTGCCGAACTGGCAGCGCCAGCGCGACGAGCTGATGGAGTCGGTGTACGAGACGACCGGTGCGGAGCCCAAATACTAA